TATTATGAAACCTGGAGGAAAAATATGCCTGTACAAACCTTGTTGCTGGAAGAAATGAGTTGGCTGCAAATCCGGGAAGGCGTCACGGCAGTGAGTCCCATCGGCGTTTTGGGAGACGCCGGTCTCGCAACGGCTGAACTGGGTGCGAGGCTGTTTAAGGCTTTGCAAGACAAAATGGAAGAAGAAATCCGGCGCCGCTTATCTTGCGACTGTTGAAGGGGAATGAGCGAGTCGCGCGTCATAACGTTCCGATTTTTGTAAAATCTAGCACGCAGAGGAAACTTTTGCGTCTTAAGACAAGGAGATGATACCATGCCCAAAAAAGCTTTGATCGTAGTGGACGTACAAAATGATTTCTGCGCCGGAGGCTCTCTGGCGGTACCCGATGCGGAAGCGATCCTGCCGGTAGTCAACCGGGAAATTGAGCGATTTCGAAAGGATCTCGACGCTTATGTCGTTTTCACAAAGGACTGGCATCCCGCCGCTCACTCGAGCTTTACGACGAATTCTCCGGAAGGCATATGGCCGCCCCACTGTGTGCAGGGGACAGTAGGAGCGGAGATCCATCCCGGGGTGATCGGCGAAGCCGATGTGGTTATATTGAAAGGCGAGCATCCGGAAGTAGATTCCTACAGCGCTTTTTTCGATAACAATAAAGCCTGGAAAACGGGGCTTGATGAATGGCTCCGGTCCAGGCAGGTTGAGACGCTCTATGTGCTGGGCCTCGCGACGGATTATTGCGTGAAATTTACGGTATTGGACGCGCTTTCCCTGGGATACGACGTCCGACTGATCGCTGACGGTTGCCGCGGCGTCAATGTGCGGCCTT
This portion of the Fusobacteriaceae bacterium genome encodes:
- the pncA gene encoding bifunctional nicotinamidase/pyrazinamidase, with the protein product MPKKALIVVDVQNDFCAGGSLAVPDAEAILPVVNREIERFRKDLDAYVVFTKDWHPAAHSSFTTNSPEGIWPPHCVQGTVGAEIHPGVIGEADVVILKGEHPEVDSYSAFFDNNKAWKTGLDEWLRSRQVETLYVLGLATDYCVKFTVLDALSLGYDVRLIADGCRGVNVRPSDSADAIREMKAAGAVIA